A window of Bombus huntii isolate Logan2020A chromosome 12, iyBomHunt1.1, whole genome shotgun sequence genomic DNA:
ACAACAGGTAACGAAACACTGCAAGCAGTAGGCGCTCTCCTCATTGAAGACTTCGGGAAGTACTACAACCTGACCGTCGACTCCAGCACAGAAATAAACATACCTTGGCCCGATGCCTTCGAAAAGCTCATGAACCGTGACATAGACATGATAGCAGGGCCGAAACCCGAAGATCTACAAATCTTAGACAACGTCGAAGTCATCTGCTGGTATATGTTCCGTGATATGGTGCTTGCCAGTTTGGTTCGTATTAGAACTATCGAGAACGACATTTTAAAGTTAGTAATGCCGTTTCATTATTTCGTCTGGATCAGCGTGTTCCTTGTATTCATTGTTTACACTCTTCTATTGATCGTACTGAAAAAATTGTCGAGCATGGGTTTGATCAAAGAACAAGTGAAATTTGCACATATTTGGGCGATCTCGTTGTCTCAAAGCATCACGTTGCCAAGAAACCTTGGTTTGCGCCTGGTGCTGCTTTTGTGGATGATTTTCTCCCTTTATTTGAGCATCACTTATAACAGCACGTTTACCAGCTCGCTAGCTCAAGTCGACACCGAGGATCTGCTGCAGAATCTCGAGCAAGTACGTGACTCTGGTCAACCACTCAGCGGACCAGGCGTCGTACGCTCCTATTTCAACAATTCCGACGATCAGTTCATCATAGATTTGTATAAAAGGTAATCTTACCGGTCACGGTAAATTTCCAATTCCTCTCTCTATTTCGTTCCAGTCAATTCTCGTGGAAGCTCTTCGATTCGAAGTGCGTTTTAACTGGATTCCTCTTGTATTGCGTGTCTGGTACAGCGAATACTGGGAATTGGATGATGGATACTATTCGTGAAACGAGATTCTCGGCTCTACAACCGATTTATTGTCGCGTAAAAGACTTTTGAGAGTTTCATTCATTTATCGTGCGAATTTTGCAATTTCCGATATCGCTTGGCTTGATCTTATTTGATTCCTTTAGTAGGtgaatatatcttttttatattttgtagaCGAAATGGATCGAAGAGTTATGTAGGTGCAagattttattgttttaagTTGTTTTACTCGCTCTAATACATATTGTTCTAAGCTTTCggaaaattttaaaagtttCTAGGATATTACCAATGTTTCTAGCATGTTGAATAAAAAGCAATCGTTAATGTTTTGCGTTTCGTGTCATACCAATAAAcatactaaaaatattttcgtaacAGATACGAAGTACTTGGACCCGAAGAAGCACTTGATAGTATATTCAAGAAGAATGGATTCGCTGTGTTGCAACATTTCACCGTTGACAGAATGAACTGGGATTACAGGAATAACAGAAGTCTTCGGATGTACACACTACCAAAACCAGTTTTCAGATTCCcagttttcttctttgcaagAAGAGGATACATGTATCGAAGgcctcttcgacgactcattACGAAGTACCGAGAAACAGGAATGATAAAGAAACTGAGTAATCGATTAATGATCGAGGAAGACCAGCAGATCGTTTTTAATCAAGATTCGGATGAAATTTTGACTATGAAGCATCTCCGTCCGATTTTTGAGATATTCTTCGTGTGTCAGGGTATTGGTTGTTTAATATTCCTCATCGAATTGTTAGTGACTTGTATTCTGAGAGATTCGTTATAGTATTCATTGctcgatttttaattttattagttGAATCTTTGATTAATTATATTGATGAAAGATCGGTCATTTGATATCAGTATAGTtaagataattatttctattattagaCTCGATGTTAAGTACGAATAATTGGCACAGAAATGAGTGTGATAAACTACTTTATGATATATATAGAAGCGAGACAAGTCCGAAGCAGGAAGTACAAATATGTCTGTTTGCGTAAGAAAACGACAAATCCTTGTTTTACTTCTTTGAGAGTGTTTGGTTTCCTGTTATTGCACCCGCTCTTTTCATTAAGTATGACGTAAAACGTGACGCTATATATTTTGAAGGATTTTGCGAGATATTCCACCGGTTTGCATATATCAAATTGTCCTTGAAACGAGTTTTTGAAGGTTCACAGGATGTTGCGTCACATTTCTTCGTTCCCGCGGAACAATAATTCTTCGATATTACATAATCTGCAAGATGCATTATCATAAAATGCATTTCATTGAGTTTAGCATTTGTACTTGGTTGTGAAGCAAGGTTGCGGGACAAATTTATCGAACGAAAGGGAAAACATCGTGCATGTTGTCGACGAACACCATTCACCAATAAATctgatttttcaaattgctcCGTGCACCGTTGCACGACGAATCGTCCAACATCGTTGTTTAGGAGTATTCTTTCTAACTCGCTCGTACAGAGCTGATTCGTTTTGTTTCTTTGCCAAGACGGTCCATTTATTTTGCAACACGTGCACGCGAAACTCAACGTAACGGAACCTATATTTTCCTCTACAAAAATACCTTGATTCGTGAAATTTTCTACCATGTTGcattgtatttttcattgatTTATTATTGGCAATCTGCTTATTGGCAATCGAAATGAATACTAAATTGATTAATAAAAAGCAGATAGTATAGAACTTAAACATTGTGGGAGTAAGTTGAGATTTTTTAGAGACAGTGGTAAAGTAAATATAACTAGAAacatatcttatttttaagaaaagcAAGGTCAATCTTTTCTTTGTAtgttgttatattttattttttaccaaTTGATTGGTAATTAATCTATTTGACCATCAGAAGTTTTTAGAATTCTTTAAAGACTGTTTAGAGTTGAAATgataaaatctttttattcttaGGAAAAGTAAGGTGAATATTTCACTCCGATTTACTGTTAATGTTAATTCTTTGCAAAATACAAAGCCTTTCCTTaagattcttttcttttcctttcatctttcttttcttcaggCTCAAATCAGCTCgatatttctctttatttagAGATAATACTCCTTTGAAATCACGATGCATCGCCGTAAAAATGGCCCGAGATAGTGAAATTCTTTATTTCATTGGAATATATGAAGTAAGTTAATATGTCTACATCTTTTTGAAAGTAAGATTTTCACTAATAATAAACATTCTTTTTGATATATTAATGTATCTTTACAAGAGATATAATTTAAAGTACAAAAGTTATAAGAAAGgtatgatatttataatataaattccaATTTGCCACCCTACATGTATATGTTCTTATAGcctagaataaaattataaaagatagTAAAATAGTAACAATGCTGTAGATTGTGCAGTGTTGATGTTATGATCAACCGATATTTGATAAAGAGATAGAATCTTTAATTTAAGGAAAGTAGCTGAAGATAAATTCTGATACAGAAATGTACATATCATAATCTTAAAAGTCCCTAGATGCGGATCTTATTATGTACTTATCTAGTTTTAAAAAAGTGTACTTATACCGCAATTTTATTAAGTTTCTCATTTATAATAAACTACAGAAAAATTGTGATAACACACTAATTTTAGTTTCGCGCGCTGATATTCGGTTCTCTTGCAACTACTGAAATACTTTGAAACTATCGAGAACCttctaaaattttaaattctcCTAATTATTCAAAACCAGTGGGATTATCCTTTGATCTTTCAAATGcattaatatttttcgacATTCTCTTTTGAAACCTTTAAACTCTTTTCAGCCCTCCgaattctttgaaattttaaatattctttaattatttgtagCCTTCAGTGCTTTTCAATATCCTCAATCCTTTCGAAGTCCTCGAATATCATCGAATTCTCGTATCTACGGTATTCTTTAACCTTCGAAATCTCTAAAACCTTTTGATCACCCCAGATTTTCCGAATTCTCTGCGACGTTAACATTCCACGGAATCCTTCGTATCTTCCATAATCCTTAGATTTACTAGTCCGTCTAATCAGCCACAACTTTCCTAAGCTCCCTTAATTCTTATCTGAGGTACTCACTTCTTATCAAATCATTCCATTGCAAGCTAActgcaatatattttttccacATTTGTCTTCGAATATTTATCGAGCCGATTAGACCCTCGCGTCACAAGCTACAAGATGGACCTTCTTTCACTCTTCTTTATCGATCGTAAAAGTACCTCTAGAAGTCCAAGAAGGACCTCAGTACCCAATGCATGGTAAGGAATTAATTGCAATCTATCGTGGCGGGACCTTGAGCTTGGTTGTTGCGCGGAAGGCTCGTCGAAGAGCGGAGAAATTCACTTAATCAACAAAGTCAACACGGTTCACGAAGGATCGACGGAACGATTAGCGTGGCCGTTGCGAGAAGAACGAGTGTTAACAAGAACTCGTGTTTTCTATCGCAATGATCTCTCCCTCGGTACCGTTCACGCAATGTCGATTCTCCGATAGCAAAACACCAACGTTTTTTTCCCTTTCCGCGTAATTATCGTTGGTTGGTATGTTTGCAACGGCGAACACTAGGCGAGCATGACCTCCTCCACGTATGTATAGTTGGCTTGTTTTTTTCCTTTGCTGCCCGCAGAAATTTACTAGTCACTTTAACCGATGTTTAGTAATCGGTGTTTTATTTCACTGTTGCTTCACTGTGTTACCGGtggtaaaaaatttcaaattcgtaAATTTTACGTAAAAGATAGGCTTGCTTGTAACTTCAATGTATGATGTCACCGGACACTGAAATCTGGCCTGCACTTGACAACACGTTAATCCCATCAAACTTGAAAGcgttaactttttttttatctcttcGACTGTTGGATAGATACTCGTTCAGAGAAATTAGGACATTTAAAGAACGCGAGGAAAGTTAAAAACAATTAGACCTGAATTGTtaaattgttaaaacctttaaCGATTGTTACTTGGTTCCAATTTATACAAAACAATTTCCACGGAAATTGGAATTTACATTAGAGGATTGTGGGAACCAACGCGTATGATTTTGTTTGTGGAAGCAAAAAATGATTTCGTTGTTGATATCGCGTGGACAACATTTTAAAGTTACATGAATTCGCGTTCGTTGTTAGTAAGATTCCGGCGTCATGTTCGATCGACTTCGAGAAACCATTCGAGGAGACTTGTTTACGAGGTAGCAAAAGGATTATTCAATCCACCCCCGCACGATTCACGGAGAAGAATATCAATCGACCATGACGTAGCGTGCTCTTTCATCGGTTAGATCTGTCCAGCAATAGATTCTTTTGGAGAGCCGGACAGCCTAACGAATCGTTTTCGAGGTTGAAACGAAAATACAAAGGGAGAAAAGGCGGTAATCGATCGTTCATACGCTCCCTTACCTTCGTTCTTACAACTGGATTCGCCCATCAATTTTCCACCTGTCCATTCGTTGTGTTTTtccaaagaaaaagaaacgaaagaggaACTCGGAAGATTTGTAAGAAATTTCTCGGTCGAAGAATTCGTTACTCAGGAGAAGTTACACACTTGACCGTAAGTATTAGGATATTTTCTGATTTAATacaagatatatttattatcaaatatgtatataaattggCATTAAATCAAtggatattaaaaatataatgctaatacaaattgatattaaaaatgtatatcatTAAGAAAATGATTAATCCATCacaattttacattcataCGTGATAAGGATgcaaatatttgtagaaattatttgcaaatttCAAGAACAATAcgataaattaagaaaatagcAAAGCGAATACTCTTTCGAAGAAATCTGTATATTATCCTGAATATTTACGAAATCGTACAAAATATTAGAAAAGGGTTCAATTCAGAAGGATatcttttttttgttaattttatttcatttcggtCCTACGCCATGGTAGTAAAGAATTTTcgagaaatattattcttattcATGTTTTCTTGGTATTCCTAATTCTTTACAATGGTAAAGATAAGTTCATAAGATTCCTTCATATGagtttctataatattttcgtCGTTTGATCTGGTTCATCGATCCAAAACGCGctttaatacaatttatttgaCGCCAATAAAGTATTTATACTGCTTACGCATGATAATGGAACGACGTGATTATTTGTTTTGAATGATTAGAAGATACCcaagaaatattcaaagattACACGAATATCCGTTTTAGATAGAAACGAGGGCAAAGGTGTAAGTTATGACAAAAAAGTTCCTAAAAAGTTTATTAGATAGCCTGGTTGgataacaaattttgtaaCGGAAGCTGCATTATAAAGATTAGTTTTAAATTgaagattaaaaaagaaagatattacaaattatCAACTATAAAACACGAGAGTGTTAACACTTTAATTAATGATAAGGTGGTATCACCTTAAAATTACGTTCTTATGTTTTCTCCTGTTAGCGAGACGGTCaggaaaaaaaatgaaatttctttcgttaatTATCTATGTACTACGTTTAACGagatagatattttattaaattatatggaAGATCGTGCCTTACTCTTCAAGGATACAATTTCGCTTAACCTCGATATTTAGTACTGAATCCTTGGAATTCCGTGCACGTTGTTCAATACAGGCTATGAATCAGGCTCcaataaattagaatttaaCATAAACACAAGCAAGCTTAGTTACATGAGACTGTACCTATATCTGTTGTTTATTATTAGTGCGTTATTTATCATCGATCCATTTCAAGTTGCTTTTGGATCAGCACTCATAAATAATGGAACGGGGAAGGCTTCGTTATTTATCACGTCGTCGATCAAAAATTTACCTGTCAAAAATACAAGTTATCTGACAGAGTCAATTATCGAGAAGTGTATAAACAATTCACAGCGAAAGTGAAGAGTTTAATTGAAATTAgactttcttttcttcaaaagttctctattcttttttttctgtatAATATCTTCTGTATAAGTTTTTTACAGACCGCAATGAATAATAATGACACCATATTCAAAATTCaagataaaaattcatatacacGTTCATATAtctgtataataatttaattttttattagacgTTCACATACACgttcatatatataataatttcattatttagtAAAAGTTCATTAATTTCATATGTGTTACTTTAGTGTAATAGGGAGAGTCCGTAATAACAATTTATCTCTCACGTAGCGTGTTGTCAGTCCATGATACCACAGTATCTAAAAATGGTGGTTCGATAACAATGTCGTGACATCACGCTAAAAGGTGCTACCCATTGACTCCGTAAGCTGTCAAAAATATACTCTTCGTCAGGTAATTtggaatattaaatacatactTCTAATCTTTTATTGTTATGTACGTTTGGAATTTTAAACAATGCATTTTTAAATCATACTTTATCATtgcttataaattataaatccTCAATTTTTCTGAATCGATAAGCTTCCTCCTTAGTAACGGCGTATTTTTCATATGCATTATTCATCAATATGTTCACTTTCtactttaaattttaaatttatacaaatcTTACTCATTCGATGGTAATGGCAACGAGTTTTTAATAAAAGGAGCTTCCACCCATGAAATTTATGCACTAAAAAATCCTGTTCTTCAAATGTTGGCAGGAAAAGTATCGAATGTATCCAttatcgtttcgttcgttctgGAAAAACGTCGACTTGTTAAGAGATATTTCATTCGCAAgctttttaattgaattctgATTCTTTGATATTATGGAATGAAATGTAATTTCAAGAATCGAtctaatactttttttttcgcctagattttataattgtataaaGTTCTCCTCCATTTGCTTACGtataaaatttcagaaaacTGGAAAAAGATTCTTACAATAATGTTTTCAAGTAGAAGTACCAGTGGCAGAAACGAGTACATTTAACACGACAGTTGACGTTAACACAACTGCTTAACTGTAATCGACGTACATATTATGACGAGTCGATCGATGATGATAATCAAGCCCGTATCGTGGTGTCCTCCGCCTAATTGCGGATCACCGATCCCCGTGTAGGCGAACACGAATCCCGGCCACGTTGTCACGTGGCTGGTTGTTCAATTTTCGGGGCTTTCCTAATCGTTCGAACACGTCTCGTGATAATTGCGTCAGCTTCCCGTGCGATGGGTTTGATCGACAGACTGCCTCGTTGAAATTAATTCTTGATACGTTCACAAGACCGATAGATGCGTACAGGGACTTTCGATGGATTATACCCCGTAAATTGATTACGTTCCTTCTAGCTCAACTTGGATTATATTTGGCTAAAAACTGGAATATTCCAATGAATATTTTGCATCGGAAGGAAAATGATTTGCTTCGAATGAAGCTGAAAGAGGTGCCGGAGAGTTTTGAATCAAAAATAACGTTGAGACGTTTTTGGTTGAATTCGCCGATATTTATGTTTCTATTACGTAAGCTGACCTATTTTAATATGTAGATGGTCTTGGATATTGTAGAGATACAGTTATCAgaatttctctctctttctctctctctctctctttctcgtgGGCTACTATCGATTGGTGAATCAATCATGCTTTCTACTATACacttgttattatttttatctatgCCCACATTTTAATGGAAGAATAATATCCTAAAGTTAACATTAAGAGTACTTAACTATTAactaattttttatgtatcGGTTTCACTTTAGTTCCAATTGATGAAAAGATTTTTAagtgttttaataaaattctagcATACAATTGAAACGAGAAATGACACATATCACGCAATAACGATTTAAAAATGATCCAAAAGACAGTAGGGTTAATAGTGttttaaattttgatattattaataatattttaaagttGATTAATagtgaaattatttataagtaattaaagttaaacaaagataaatttgaaatccagACTCGGAGGAAACATCTGAACATATTTGAATGTTTCGATTTAGATTGCCGTTGAATTCACCTCACTGTATTCTTCTGTATACGTTGCAGAATGATCAATATCTCGGTACGCCAATTTCTATAGAAATTCCTACCACAAATTATCTCAACTCCTGCATGTTTGactttttcaatttaatcGACTTTCTGAGGTAAACCCATTTATAGATTTAAATAGGTCATCATTCACGTAACTGGGTTGTTCAATTACGATATAACAACGAGATACCATTCTAATTGTGTGTGCGTATCTATATGGATCAGAGATTTCTACGTCACTCCTGTAGTAAACAGTCGTGATTAGTGATATTCAGGATTAGGAAGAGAACTATTACAGGATCAAAGTGGCTCAATTAGGATTCCTTCGCCGATAAACGAGATCTTCCCATGAAAGGTCATTATTAGACAGTGGATGTTTATGTAAATCTATAATATTATCATGAATACAGTTAAAGCtggaaaatatcataaaaagtattatacttcaaatattttatacatatacttcCACGTATTGTGTGTATTTCTTCATGTTTAACTTTTTCATCGATGTATAAAATTTCACAGTCTACTCgtcaatattaaattaattttgtaagtAAAATTTCGAgatatattttcaaagaatCACTTTTCTCATAGATTTCTTGtcaatgtaaaattattactaatataGAAGATTCACgagtttttttaattttattcgaaactcTAGTTTCAAATACACAGTGTTTATTCACAAATTTTTTCAATTGCTTGAAATAtagttttaatataattttcacgttaaatgattttttttttatgatgATAGTAAATATTCCCTCTATTAATAAATCGACTAGGCTATCCTTATCCACCGTGTCTAATTTCTTTACGAAAAAGTTTGCGCGCATTGAAGCAGCACTGTGAATTCTACCGAACTGAGATTAAGGGTGGCAGCGACTAGTAAACAGAATGACGTACACATAAGTATAAGATGGGGAGTCCCGCCTACGCAGATGACTCGATTTCAATAGAAGATGACCTTCGTATTATGGTATTCTGATATTTGTCCCACGTCAATGTAAGCAATATGATGTGACTTCTTCTGTTATTCCAAGAAATTAAGAATTCATTATTCAGATATCTAATATGTACTCACATTCTTCTTAATTAAATGACCAGGATCTTTTGTACAGATTaatcaatattattaataaaattttatcaaaataactGACAATTAGTCAGTTtactaattttattatatgataaattattgtgcTAATATTGTAACAATTGTACGATGTACTTTATCAAAAATCATCTAAATCTCCCCAAAATGCATAGTTgcaaatttacaaaattactataaaaaattacaaattaggATTATGGAATAATCATGAGTATTttgaaaaacaaatattaGATCTTATAACgaagtatttttataaaaaaagtgACGAAATCTATTACTGTCTAAAGTTTCAACAAACTCGATAACTCGAAAATCTTCATTGGAATGTGTGACTGATTTTGATTGAAAAACGTAGAGATTgcaaattaaaataacatGATTTCGTCTGACATTTACTTAGAACACCAACGATTACGATCATATCATATCAATTTTGTCAATTTATCACAGTGATTAAAGTAGACTTTCGAATGACATCAGAATTAGAAACCTGAATGAATTGAAAGTACGAACAAAACGTTGATCGACGAGCTCTCTACTGAAGGTTTCGGGTGGTGGATCATGACGGAAATATTGGAGACACGATACGGAAATTCAATACGTCCATCGGATAATTAAGTTTCAATATAAGAGCCTTGACATTTGCACAGCGCGAGACGATATCCGAAGATAAACgagtgaaagaagagaaaactCCGGAATAGGAAGAACGTTCTTATTTCAAACAGTTTTTGGATTGATACCAATAAGCCTGACTCGTGATAACATCGATCGACCCTTCGTTCCTAATACCGTCTCCTCTTTCCCTGGTAGACTTAACGTCTTAATGAAGATTGATACCGTCGAATTACCAGTAAGAAGAAGACTAAAATAACACGATCTAATTCCTTgggttaaataaaaataccacGAATTTGCCAAACGATACTCATCATCTTTTTTAAAGTTTTATTTAAGTTCAATACCTTTGAATGATTTAATATTACGTTAcgtgaaatttttctaaccTAACGGAAGACTTCTTAAAAAAAACGAAATGTTTTCAAAAAGTAACTTCTCGAGAAGTGAAAGATTctgaagaatataaatttgcataaagatCCGCGGCTTGCTCGTAATATACAAGTTCGGTTATTCTATGCAAAGTTCAAGATTGAATTTTAAGACATCGTAACTTAGGTGGCCCAAATAATCTTACCTTGCTATGTTGGTTAAACTTTGGCATTTATAGATTCAATTGAAGTATTAAAAAGAAACTTGCGATATATCGAGTAACGCATTTATCGCTGCATTAAAATCATAATATATTAGTATTTGTCGGTGAAAATCGATTCCCTAAAGGAAACAGTATTTTGGTACGATATTATTAATGGTTCTTAGATGAAGCGAAGAATAGATATCGAGGACGGATCGCTATTATCGATCGCTTGCAGACTGCTCGGCACATTTTCATACTTCGAAAACGAACTTTTCATTatagagagaaagggagagagaacgTGTGGGCAGTTGAATAATTCGGCACCTGCACGGACGTATTTCTTGTATGAATGTGTTACTTGTGCCACTTGTTCCGCTGGCTATCGTTGTGCAAGGAACATCACAAATTTGGCGCCGTTCCAAATCGTCTCTACCATCTGGCAGGATCTCTCTTCCGAACAGTATCTCTATTTTTCATCCTGCTTCTGATGGAGGGTGATTACCAACGAAACTTTTCCCTTTTATATAACAATGCGCCCCTTTTCCATGGTGTGTTATATAGCTGTGCCtctaataaatttatcaaaaaagtAAGTTGTCTTCGAAAGTAAGTCTTTAAACTTCTTAGATTTCTTTGATTTTCTAATCGCAGGCTTCTTCGAATTTGAGTTCGAAAGTAACTCTCAAAGAGTAGAATGTAATGTTTTCgctaatatttctaatatgttttaatattaatattacttatttgtttttttaataatattatttcttccATAGTAGTTTTATGTAGTTCTTAGTaaatttgcaataaaaaagtAAGTTAATTCGAAAAGAGATTTCCtgctttcaaatttcctaaaatttcagaaaaatttttaaaacaaagaacgtataaaaagtttatttaattgAAACGTATCTCTATTCTAGATTCTGGATTTACATTATTCTAAATCGAAAAAATATTATGCGTAATAAATAAGTTTAGTGTGTGATTGCTCAATGTTTCACGTCTCCGATACAGCATGCAATCAGGAACATTGATTACGTGTCTCTTTCTGATGTGATTATTAATAGACATAGTAAAATGCaaagtttaaaaattcatattggACATCAACACAAGTGGTCCTTCATTCAGCATTAATTTCCGAAATGTTCTTTCGTCgatgtaaaatattgtttggCATCGATGATACTACGTTTCTCTCCATATGCTACAATTTACAGCAGTGAAAAGCATTATGCATGTTCAGTAAAATATCATTATCGCCTTTGATCCTCGATGCGGCGGTTTTTTATGATTTCTTGCCTCATTAAAATTGACTAAACTTTGTTCCTCTACGCAGCGCAGAATTTCcacttgcaaatattattct
This region includes:
- the LOC126872201 gene encoding uncharacterized protein LOC126872201 isoform X1, with product MYIGLVHVTLIASAISAVQGKYRFFQARNFTNVEAIVSCTSLTAKRLFNPERRIDVLYVVPATYLEDAISKVCVENAPTLVVDRAELVKNERIQGYIVIEHGKFINSRRIFLYGKKNLRTLQYLFVTRSVREEVHLFARDLLNAGYRDVAFLMFDDTATGTIIRASATGDEITSRSVGSCTSVTNDVDRIPTFAADSRRFCPLGGCTMKYAIVTDATVSFWLKEDTLRLKREQTVFASLDTHTRDSVWRVQWNVDFYSGTGECERCRSNETLQAVGALLIEDFGKYYNLTVDSSTEINIPWPDAFEKLMNRDIDMIAGPKPEDLQILDNVEVICWYMFRDMVLASLVRIRTIENDILKLVMPFHYFVWISVFLVFIVYTLLLIVLKKLSSMGLIKEQVKFAHIWAISLSQSITLPRNLGLRLVLLLWMIFSLYLSITYNSTFTSSLAQVDTEDLLQNLEQVRDSGQPLSGPGVVRSYFNNSDDQFIIDLYKRYEVLGPEEALDSIFKKNGFAVLQHFTVDRMNWDYRNNRSLRMYTLPKPVFRFPVFFFARRGYMYRRPLRRLITKYRETGMIKKLSNRLMIEEDQQIVFNQDSDEILTMKHLRPIFEIFFVCQGIGCLIFLIELLVTCILRDSL
- the LOC126872201 gene encoding uncharacterized protein LOC126872201 isoform X2, which translates into the protein MYIGLVHVTLIASAISAVQGKYRFFQARNFTNVEAIVSCTSLTAKRLFNPERRIDVLYVVPATYLEDAISKVCVENAPTLVVDRAELVKNERIQGYIVIEHGKFINSRRIFLYGKKNLRTLQYLFVTRSVREEVHLFARDLLNAGYRDVAFLMFDDTATGTIIRASATGDEITSRSVGSCTSVTNDVDRIPTFAADSRRFCPLGGCTMKYAIVTDATVSFWLKEDTLRLKRNETLQAVGALLIEDFGKYYNLTVDSSTEINIPWPDAFEKLMNRDIDMIAGPKPEDLQILDNVEVICWYMFRDMVLASLVRIRTIENDILKLVMPFHYFVWISVFLVFIVYTLLLIVLKKLSSMGLIKEQVKFAHIWAISLSQSITLPRNLGLRLVLLLWMIFSLYLSITYNSTFTSSLAQVDTEDLLQNLEQVRDSGQPLSGPGVVRSYFNNSDDQFIIDLYKRYEVLGPEEALDSIFKKNGFAVLQHFTVDRMNWDYRNNRSLRMYTLPKPVFRFPVFFFARRGYMYRRPLRRLITKYRETGMIKKLSNRLMIEEDQQIVFNQDSDEILTMKHLRPIFEIFFVCQGIGCLIFLIELLVTCILRDSL